In a genomic window of Papilio machaon chromosome 4, ilPapMach1.1, whole genome shotgun sequence:
- the LOC106716296 gene encoding lens fiber major intrinsic protein-like isoform X1, whose product MPWSSPVAESERGVGAWARRWWRPLLAELVSTALLVLLGIAALLPVGGAEAPLTHPALAFGFVVLANAEIFGPTSGAHMNPAVSLAALVAGQLPAAAAAGYALAQLAGALLGFGALRAMTPQAAGEGATHPAVSWAAAVAVEATLTGVLAMVCCALWSAHDASRPDRTASLKVGLTVAGLIYSGGHLTGASLNPARSFAPALFQGLTADHWVYWAGPLGGAALGALLHRALLARSAPRPAAHHIARPDEALPLNDKPEP is encoded by the exons ATGCCATGGAG CTCCCCAGTTGCAGAGTCCGAGCGAGGCGTGGGCGCGTGGGCGCGGCGCTGGTGGCGCCCCCTGCTGGCCGAGCTGGTGTCCACCGCGCTGCTCGTTCTCCTGGGTATAGCGGCACTGCTGCCGGTCGGCGGAGCCGAGGCCCCGCTCACACATCCCGCCCTCGCCTTCGGCTTCGTGGTGTTGGCCAACGCGGAAATTTTCGGGCCGACGTCAGGGGCGCACATGAACCCGGCGGTGAGCCTCGCCGCGTTGGTGGCGGGCCAGCTGCCGGCCGCCGCGGCTGCGGGGTACGCGCTGGCGCAGCTCGCAGGCGCATTGCTCGGGTTCGGTGCGCTACGGGCGATGACGCCGCAAGCGGCGGGCGAGGGCGCCACACACCCGGCGGTGTCGTGGGCGGCCGCCGTGGCCGTCGAGGCGACGCTGACGGGAGTGCTGGCGATGGTATGCTGCGCGCTGTGGTCCGCGCACGACGCCAGCCGGCCCGACCGCACCGCTTCCCTTAAGGTCGGACTCACCGTGGCCGGACTTATCTATTCCGGG GGCCATCTGACGGGGGCCAGCCTCAACCCGGCGCGCAGCTTCGCGCCCGCGCTCTTCCAGGGCCTCACGGCTGACCATTGG GTGTACTGGGCGGGCCCGCTGGGCGGCGCGGCGCTGGGCGCGCTGCTGCACCGCGCGCTGCTCGCCCGCTccgcgccccgccccgccgccCACCACATCGCGCGCCCTGACGAGGCGCTGCCACTGAACGACAAGCCCGAGCCCTAG
- the LOC106716296 gene encoding lens fiber major intrinsic protein-like isoform X3 produces MPSDESERGVGAWARRWWRPLLAELVSTALLVLLGIAALLPVGGAEAPLTHPALAFGFVVLANAEIFGPTSGAHMNPAVSLAALVAGQLPAAAAAGYALAQLAGALLGFGALRAMTPQAAGEGATHPAVSWAAAVAVEATLTGVLAMVCCALWSAHDASRPDRTASLKVGLTVAGLIYSGGHLTGASLNPARSFAPALFQGLTADHWVYWAGPLGGAALGALLHRALLARSAPRPAAHHIARPDEALPLNDKPEP; encoded by the exons ATGCCTAGCGACG AGTCCGAGCGAGGCGTGGGCGCGTGGGCGCGGCGCTGGTGGCGCCCCCTGCTGGCCGAGCTGGTGTCCACCGCGCTGCTCGTTCTCCTGGGTATAGCGGCACTGCTGCCGGTCGGCGGAGCCGAGGCCCCGCTCACACATCCCGCCCTCGCCTTCGGCTTCGTGGTGTTGGCCAACGCGGAAATTTTCGGGCCGACGTCAGGGGCGCACATGAACCCGGCGGTGAGCCTCGCCGCGTTGGTGGCGGGCCAGCTGCCGGCCGCCGCGGCTGCGGGGTACGCGCTGGCGCAGCTCGCAGGCGCATTGCTCGGGTTCGGTGCGCTACGGGCGATGACGCCGCAAGCGGCGGGCGAGGGCGCCACACACCCGGCGGTGTCGTGGGCGGCCGCCGTGGCCGTCGAGGCGACGCTGACGGGAGTGCTGGCGATGGTATGCTGCGCGCTGTGGTCCGCGCACGACGCCAGCCGGCCCGACCGCACCGCTTCCCTTAAGGTCGGACTCACCGTGGCCGGACTTATCTATTCCGGG GGCCATCTGACGGGGGCCAGCCTCAACCCGGCGCGCAGCTTCGCGCCCGCGCTCTTCCAGGGCCTCACGGCTGACCATTGG GTGTACTGGGCGGGCCCGCTGGGCGGCGCGGCGCTGGGCGCGCTGCTGCACCGCGCGCTGCTCGCCCGCTccgcgccccgccccgccgccCACCACATCGCGCGCCCTGACGAGGCGCTGCCACTGAACGACAAGCCCGAGCCCTAG
- the LOC106716296 gene encoding lens fiber major intrinsic protein-like isoform X2, whose amino-acid sequence MPSDVAESERGVGAWARRWWRPLLAELVSTALLVLLGIAALLPVGGAEAPLTHPALAFGFVVLANAEIFGPTSGAHMNPAVSLAALVAGQLPAAAAAGYALAQLAGALLGFGALRAMTPQAAGEGATHPAVSWAAAVAVEATLTGVLAMVCCALWSAHDASRPDRTASLKVGLTVAGLIYSGGHLTGASLNPARSFAPALFQGLTADHWVYWAGPLGGAALGALLHRALLARSAPRPAAHHIARPDEALPLNDKPEP is encoded by the exons ATGCCTAGCGACG TTGCAGAGTCCGAGCGAGGCGTGGGCGCGTGGGCGCGGCGCTGGTGGCGCCCCCTGCTGGCCGAGCTGGTGTCCACCGCGCTGCTCGTTCTCCTGGGTATAGCGGCACTGCTGCCGGTCGGCGGAGCCGAGGCCCCGCTCACACATCCCGCCCTCGCCTTCGGCTTCGTGGTGTTGGCCAACGCGGAAATTTTCGGGCCGACGTCAGGGGCGCACATGAACCCGGCGGTGAGCCTCGCCGCGTTGGTGGCGGGCCAGCTGCCGGCCGCCGCGGCTGCGGGGTACGCGCTGGCGCAGCTCGCAGGCGCATTGCTCGGGTTCGGTGCGCTACGGGCGATGACGCCGCAAGCGGCGGGCGAGGGCGCCACACACCCGGCGGTGTCGTGGGCGGCCGCCGTGGCCGTCGAGGCGACGCTGACGGGAGTGCTGGCGATGGTATGCTGCGCGCTGTGGTCCGCGCACGACGCCAGCCGGCCCGACCGCACCGCTTCCCTTAAGGTCGGACTCACCGTGGCCGGACTTATCTATTCCGGG GGCCATCTGACGGGGGCCAGCCTCAACCCGGCGCGCAGCTTCGCGCCCGCGCTCTTCCAGGGCCTCACGGCTGACCATTGG GTGTACTGGGCGGGCCCGCTGGGCGGCGCGGCGCTGGGCGCGCTGCTGCACCGCGCGCTGCTCGCCCGCTccgcgccccgccccgccgccCACCACATCGCGCGCCCTGACGAGGCGCTGCCACTGAACGACAAGCCCGAGCCCTAG